A part of Bufo bufo chromosome 7, aBufBuf1.1, whole genome shotgun sequence genomic DNA contains:
- the NMI gene encoding N-myc-interactor encodes MNTIQQLKEELEKWKEQCEEAEKRKSNTLLDKLEADDQQKDKQQILNQLLQKSTEIEDALSEKQSLYQSEIQDLKNKNEELRRNVEKLDYKMTECRKTFDKARNDLQVDNKLPQKNINFTEKASGPGNLSSISYTCQILIHHPYILQERQALLTFEKEEVAQGIIRNGRHNVDFNNVYEEVRACKVQLGRTMTFEVNMTISNTKVNVGNLPMNLPEETLKDKLELTFYKSNIGGSEIMAVDSDRSKNTACITYKENGVAQRVLKTPQHLVKVHGSMYEIMISPLIEIQLKKLQIFSGICQRTVLLEEIRNRAETEEDIKDLVEIHFQKPSNGGGEVENIAFSPKKQFVYFEEDKA; translated from the exons GAACAATGTGAGGAGGCGGAAAAGCGCAAATCAAATACACTTTTAGATAAACTGGAAGCAGACGACCAACAAAAAGACAAACAACAAATACTGAATCAGCTGCTGCAAAAGTCAACTGAAATTGAGGATGCTCTGTCCGAAAAGCAGAGTCTTTACCAA AGCGAGATTCaagatctaaaaaataaaaatgaggaaTTAAGGAGAAATGTTGAGAAACTTGACTATAAGATGACGGAGTGCAGGAAAACATTTGATAAGGCAAGAAATGATTTACAG GTTGACAACAAATTGCCACAAAAGAATATAAACTTTACAGAGAAAGCGTCCGGTCCGGGAAACCTTTCCAGTATTTCTTACACCTGTCAGATCTTGATACATCACCCATACATCTTACAGGAACGACAAGCTCTTCTAACCTTTGAAAAAGAAGAAG tggcccAAGGTATTATCAGGAATGGAAGACATAATGTTGACTTCAACAATGTATATGAAGAAGTCAGAGCATGTAAAGTGCAGCTTGGAAGAACCATGACATTTgag GTCAACATGACCATCTCTAACACAAAAGTGAATGTTGGTAATCTCCCTATGAACCTCCCTGAGGAGACCCTGAAGGATAAACTGGAGCTCACCTTCTACAAATCTAACATAGGAGGTAGCGAAATAATGGCGGTGGACTCCGACAGGAGCAAGAATACTGCCTGCATTacttacaaggagaacggag tggcTCAGCGTGTCTTGAAGACCCCTCAGCATCTGGTAAAAGTCCATGGGTCCATGTATGAAATTATGATATCACCATTAATAGAAATACAGCTGAAAAAACTACAG ATATTTTCTGGTATTTGCCAAAGAACAGTGCTGCTGGAGGAGATTAGGAATCGGGCCGAGACTGAAGAGGACATTAAGGATCTGGTAGAGATCCATTTTCAGAAACCAAGTAATGGCGGCGGCGAAGTGGAAAACATAGCATTTTCCCCGAAGAAGCAATTCGTATACTTTGAGGAAGATAAGGCTTAA